One Natator depressus isolate rNatDep1 chromosome 5, rNatDep2.hap1, whole genome shotgun sequence DNA segment encodes these proteins:
- the SPINK4 gene encoding serine protease inhibitor Kazal-type 4, giving the protein MLGALTALFLLLAQGGAGPQEEGGVPRVPACEHAALVPACPLNYRPVCGTDGNTYSNECLLCSRRRLTRQDIQIVKDEIC; this is encoded by the exons ATGCTGGGGGCCCTTACAGCTTTGTTCCTTCTCCTTGCTCAGGGCG gggcagggcctcaggaggaAGGAGGGGTTCCGAGAGTG CCGGCATGTGAGCACGCAGCCCTGGTACCAGCGTGCCCCTTGAATTACAGGCCTGTCTGCGGGACTGATGGAAACACCTACAGCAACGAGTGCCTTCTCTGCAGCAGGCGAAG ATTAACCAGGCAAGATATCCAGATTGTGAAGGATGAAATATGTTAA